A window of the Streptomyces sp. JB150 genome harbors these coding sequences:
- a CDS encoding sugar phosphate isomerase/epimerase, with product MAPVLDRIRVGSAPDSWGVWFADDPRQVPWDRFLDEVAEAGYSWIELGPYGYLPTDPARLTDEVAKRNLKVSAGTVFTGLHRGPAVWDATWEHVAQVAALTQAMGARHLVVIPSFWRDDKTAEILEPPELTGAQWAYLTKGMERLGHEVKETYGLDIVVHPHADTHIDTEAHVERFLDSTDSDLVSLCLDTGHYAYCGGDSVKLIETYGERIGYLHLKQVDPEILADVVAHEIPFGPAVRRGVMCEPPSGVPELEPVLTAAQALGVELFAIVEQDMYPCEPDKPLPIAVRTRRFLRSCGA from the coding sequence ATGGCCCCTGTGCTCGACCGCATCCGGGTCGGCTCCGCCCCCGACTCCTGGGGCGTCTGGTTCGCCGACGACCCGCGCCAGGTGCCCTGGGACCGCTTCCTCGACGAGGTCGCCGAGGCCGGCTACTCCTGGATCGAACTCGGCCCGTACGGCTATCTCCCGACCGACCCGGCCCGCCTCACCGACGAGGTGGCCAAACGGAACCTGAAGGTCTCCGCGGGCACCGTCTTCACCGGCCTGCACCGCGGCCCCGCCGTCTGGGACGCCACCTGGGAGCACGTCGCCCAGGTCGCCGCCCTCACCCAGGCGATGGGCGCCAGGCACCTCGTCGTCATCCCCTCCTTCTGGCGGGACGACAAGACCGCCGAGATCCTGGAGCCGCCGGAGCTGACCGGCGCGCAGTGGGCCTACCTGACCAAGGGCATGGAACGCCTCGGCCACGAGGTCAAGGAGACCTACGGCCTGGACATCGTCGTCCACCCGCACGCCGACACCCACATCGACACCGAGGCGCACGTCGAGCGCTTCCTCGACTCCACCGACTCCGACCTCGTCAGCCTCTGCCTGGACACCGGGCACTACGCCTACTGCGGCGGCGACAGCGTCAAGCTGATCGAGACGTACGGCGAGCGCATCGGCTACCTCCACCTCAAGCAGGTCGACCCGGAGATCCTGGCCGACGTCGTCGCCCACGAGATCCCGTTCGGGCCCGCCGTGCGGCGCGGTGTGATGTGCGAGCCGCCCTCCGGGGTGCCGGAGCTGGAGCCGGTGCTGACGGCCGCCCAGGCCCTCGGCGTGGAACTGTTCGCGATCGTCGAGCAGGACATGTACCCCTGCGAGCCGGACAAGCCGCTGCCCATCGCGGTCCGCACCCGCCGCTTCCTGCGCTCCTGCGGCGCCTGA
- a CDS encoding CGNR zinc finger domain-containing protein produces the protein MYASEPPTGEPLPLDLVNTRFGTGASRTDLLATPDGLAAWLTRQADRLGPEALAPASPEAGLPPSPTEADRPLSPTEAGLPLAPAETDLPLHLTEADLPPVHAVRDHIEAALRALMAGRRPPEAALRGLADAQRAAPAVRVPFWDGTAVVAPPRRTGPLGVRLAALLAESAVTLLADPAVARVRQCAADDCVLLFLPAHPRRRWCSPTRCGNRVRVARHYRRRKEA, from the coding sequence GTGTACGCCAGCGAACCGCCGACCGGCGAGCCCCTGCCCCTCGACCTCGTCAACACCCGTTTCGGGACCGGCGCGAGCCGTACGGACCTGCTCGCCACGCCCGACGGACTGGCCGCCTGGCTGACCCGGCAGGCGGACCGGCTGGGCCCGGAAGCGCTCGCCCCCGCCTCCCCCGAGGCCGGACTTCCCCCCTCCCCCACCGAAGCGGACCGGCCCCTCTCCCCCACCGAAGCCGGCCTGCCCCTCGCTCCCGCCGAGACCGACCTGCCCCTCCACCTCACCGAGGCCGACCTCCCCCCGGTGCACGCCGTGCGCGACCACATCGAGGCGGCGCTGCGCGCCCTGATGGCGGGGCGGCGGCCGCCCGAGGCCGCGCTGCGCGGACTCGCCGACGCCCAGCGCGCCGCCCCGGCGGTGCGCGTCCCGTTCTGGGACGGGACGGCGGTCGTCGCGCCGCCGCGCCGCACCGGACCGCTCGGCGTCCGGCTGGCCGCGCTGCTCGCGGAGTCCGCCGTCACGCTGCTGGCCGATCCGGCGGTCGCCCGGGTCAGGCAGTGCGCGGCCGACGACTGCGTCCTGCTGTTCCTGCCCGCGCACCCGCGCCGCCGCTGGTGCTCCCCCACCCGCTGCGGCAACCGGGTCCGCGTCGCGCGGCACTACCGGCGGCGGAAGGAGGCGTGA
- a CDS encoding alpha/beta hydrolase yields MTASVTTPRLSPPARTAHRHLDVDGVDVFYRESLPDRPDAPVLLLLHGFPSASHQFRRLIDTLGRHYRLIAPDYPGFGHTRAPDGFTYSFDRLTDVVEGFTARLGLTRYVLYLFDFGAPVGLRLARRHPERVAGLVVQNGNAYLDGLSDAARAFTALTPDTPGAEQTVLDLFTLPATRAQYEGGTADPALVAPEGWLLDQYFLDQPGRKQAQLALAYDYRSNLAAYPDWQAWLRAHRPPALIVWGTRDPFFTPDGARAYLRDLPDAELHLFDTGHFALEDHLPEIAPLIAGFLDRVGDGPATPAGREAS; encoded by the coding sequence ATGACAGCCTCGGTGACCACGCCGCGCCTCAGCCCACCCGCCCGCACCGCACACCGGCACCTGGACGTCGACGGGGTCGACGTCTTCTACCGCGAGTCCCTGCCCGACCGCCCCGACGCACCCGTGCTGCTGCTCCTGCACGGATTCCCGTCCGCCTCCCACCAGTTCCGGCGGCTCATCGACACCCTCGGCCGCCACTACCGGCTGATCGCCCCGGACTACCCCGGCTTCGGCCACACCCGCGCCCCCGACGGGTTCACCTACTCCTTCGACCGCCTCACCGACGTCGTCGAGGGCTTCACCGCACGCCTCGGCCTGACCCGGTACGTCCTGTACCTCTTCGACTTCGGCGCCCCGGTCGGCCTGCGCCTCGCGCGGCGGCACCCCGAGCGGGTCGCCGGCCTCGTCGTGCAGAACGGCAACGCCTACCTCGACGGACTCTCCGACGCCGCCCGCGCGTTCACCGCCCTCACCCCCGACACCCCCGGCGCCGAGCAGACCGTCCTGGACCTGTTCACCCTCCCCGCCACCCGCGCCCAGTACGAGGGCGGCACGGCCGACCCGGCGCTCGTCGCCCCCGAGGGCTGGCTGCTCGACCAGTACTTCCTCGACCAGCCGGGCCGCAAGCAGGCCCAGCTCGCCCTCGCCTACGACTACCGGAGCAACCTCGCCGCCTACCCGGACTGGCAGGCCTGGCTGCGCGCCCACCGCCCGCCGGCCCTCATCGTCTGGGGAACCCGTGACCCCTTCTTCACCCCCGACGGCGCCCGCGCCTATCTGCGCGACCTGCCCGACGCCGAACTCCACCTGTTCGACACCGGCCACTTCGCCCTGGAGGACCACCTGCCCGAGATCGCCCCGCTGATCGCCGGCTTCCTCGACCGGGTCGGCGACGGGCCCGCCACTCCGGCCGGCCGGGAGGCCTCGTGA
- a CDS encoding GNAT family N-acetyltransferase has product MIIRTLTDADADVDRVLPLLPAGRIGVWADADAFRARLATGEYRPEWTWLAEHEDGGEPCALATWWGGPDDPLPAALDVLNVRDAEDSGAPDDAPGPADPRAPEDRRDTEAGDDSRTVLAVRLLTAAHSAFAEAGLDSPPDYHVLLPGDWRERSEAVAALGWRREAARRAGLTASLERLRFEWTPETGVPRPSGRLRFRAEPDDEVFVDLFRRVLEGTLDAGSRSGAAALGAERQARKDVAFYRDEMPGDRAWWRIAETPRGRPVGLALPSRNTSVHVVGYLGVLPEHRGRGYADDLLAETTRFLAEEAGADVVRADTDLANTPMAAAFARLGYRNFARRLVLSAP; this is encoded by the coding sequence GTGATCATCCGCACCCTGACCGACGCCGACGCCGACGTCGACCGCGTCCTGCCGCTGCTGCCCGCCGGCCGGATCGGCGTCTGGGCCGACGCCGACGCCTTCCGCGCACGGCTCGCCACCGGCGAGTACCGGCCCGAGTGGACCTGGCTCGCGGAACACGAGGACGGCGGCGAGCCGTGCGCCCTCGCCACCTGGTGGGGCGGCCCCGACGACCCCCTGCCCGCCGCCCTCGACGTACTGAACGTCCGCGACGCGGAGGACTCCGGCGCGCCGGACGACGCCCCCGGCCCGGCGGACCCCCGCGCCCCGGAGGACCGTCGTGACACCGAGGCCGGTGACGACAGCCGTACGGTCCTGGCGGTCCGCCTGCTCACCGCCGCGCACTCCGCCTTCGCCGAGGCCGGGCTGGACAGCCCGCCGGACTACCACGTGCTGCTTCCGGGCGACTGGCGTGAGCGTTCCGAGGCGGTCGCCGCCCTCGGCTGGCGCCGGGAGGCCGCCCGCCGCGCCGGGCTCACCGCCTCCCTCGAACGGCTCCGTTTCGAGTGGACCCCCGAGACCGGCGTCCCCCGGCCCTCCGGCCGGCTGCGCTTCCGGGCCGAACCGGACGACGAGGTCTTCGTCGACCTGTTCCGCCGGGTCCTGGAAGGCACCCTCGACGCCGGGTCCCGCTCCGGCGCCGCGGCTCTGGGCGCCGAGCGGCAGGCCCGCAAGGACGTCGCCTTCTACCGCGACGAGATGCCCGGCGACCGCGCCTGGTGGCGGATCGCCGAGACCCCGCGCGGCCGGCCGGTCGGCTTAGCGCTGCCCTCCCGCAACACCAGCGTCCACGTCGTCGGCTACCTCGGCGTCCTGCCCGAGCACCGCGGCCGGGGCTACGCGGACGACCTCCTCGCCGAGACCACCCGCTTCCTCGCCGAGGAGGCCGGAGCGGACGTCGTACGCGCCGACACCGATCTCGCGAACACCCCGATGGCCGCCGCGTTCGCCCGTCTCGGCTACCGCAACTTCGCCCGCCGCCTGGTGCTTTCGGCGCCCTGA
- a CDS encoding Gfo/Idh/MocA family oxidoreductase: MRIGILGLGRIGAFHAETLAGLDVVESLVLTDPFTDAAKSAAERFGGEVVDSPEALFAAGVDGIVIAAATDAHPALIRAGAAAGVPVFCEKPVARTMREGVEVLEAVRDSGVPVQIGYNRRFDAGFAAARAAVRGGELGRLHTVRSTTLDPAPPPAAYIAASGGIFRDCSVHDFDIIRWVTGREVTEVYAAGGNRGAGYIREAGDADTTGAVLTLDDGTLAVVSNSRHNGRGYDVRMELHGFDDSIAVGLEDKLPLRSVEPGTAFPAGPPHDFFMDRFAAAYRAELTAFTEVVAGSRPSPCTIGDALEAGWIAEACTRSLHEHRPVTVDEVRAA; encoded by the coding sequence ATGCGTATCGGAATCCTCGGCCTCGGCCGCATCGGCGCCTTCCACGCCGAGACCCTCGCCGGACTCGACGTGGTCGAGTCGCTGGTGCTGACCGACCCGTTCACGGACGCCGCGAAGAGTGCCGCGGAGCGGTTCGGCGGCGAGGTCGTGGACTCGCCGGAGGCCCTGTTCGCCGCCGGTGTGGACGGCATCGTGATCGCGGCCGCGACGGACGCCCACCCGGCGCTGATCCGGGCCGGGGCCGCGGCCGGCGTCCCGGTGTTCTGCGAGAAGCCCGTCGCCCGGACGATGCGCGAGGGCGTCGAGGTGCTGGAGGCCGTACGGGACAGCGGCGTGCCGGTGCAGATCGGCTACAACCGCCGTTTCGACGCCGGTTTCGCCGCCGCCCGCGCCGCCGTGCGCGGCGGCGAGCTGGGCCGGCTGCACACCGTGCGGTCGACCACCCTGGACCCGGCGCCGCCGCCCGCCGCGTACATCGCCGCCTCCGGCGGCATCTTCCGGGACTGCTCCGTGCACGACTTCGACATCATCCGCTGGGTGACGGGCCGTGAGGTGACCGAGGTGTACGCCGCCGGCGGCAACCGGGGCGCCGGCTACATCCGGGAGGCGGGCGACGCGGACACCACCGGCGCCGTCCTCACCCTGGACGACGGCACGCTCGCGGTCGTGTCCAACTCCCGTCACAACGGCCGGGGTTACGACGTCCGGATGGAGCTGCACGGCTTCGATGACTCCATCGCGGTCGGTCTGGAGGACAAGCTGCCGCTGCGCTCGGTGGAGCCGGGGACGGCCTTCCCGGCCGGTCCCCCGCACGACTTCTTCATGGACCGCTTCGCCGCCGCCTACCGCGCCGAACTCACCGCGTTCACCGAGGTCGTGGCCGGTAGCCGGCCCTCGCCGTGCACGATCGGGGACGCCCTGGAGGCGGGCTGGATCGCCGAGGCGTGCACGCGGTCGCTGCACGAGCACCGGCCGGTGACGGTCGACGAGGTCCGCGCCGCCTGA
- a CDS encoding SDR family oxidoreductase, which yields MGLLDDKAVLVNGGSQGVGAAVARAAVREGAAVAVTGRRAGPGEALVAELGGGARFIRADLADAERARSVVAEVVDAYGRIDCLVNAAGLTDRGTLLDTTPELFDRHIAVNLRAPFFAMQAAVADMVARGAPGTIVNVITSSAHGGQPFLAPYVAAKAGLAGLTRNAAHAHRWDRIRINGLNIGWTATEGEDATQRAFHGAGDDWRERAAARLPMGRLGQPDEIADLVVFLLSDRSGVVTGSVIDWDQNVLGALD from the coding sequence ATGGGACTTCTCGACGACAAGGCCGTCCTGGTCAACGGCGGCAGCCAGGGCGTCGGCGCGGCCGTCGCGCGGGCCGCCGTCCGCGAGGGCGCGGCCGTGGCCGTCACCGGGCGGCGCGCCGGGCCCGGCGAGGCGCTGGTGGCGGAGCTGGGCGGCGGGGCGAGGTTCATCCGGGCGGACCTGGCCGACGCCGAGCGGGCGAGGTCGGTCGTGGCGGAGGTCGTCGACGCGTACGGCCGGATCGACTGCCTGGTGAACGCCGCGGGCCTCACCGACCGCGGCACCCTGCTCGACACCACGCCCGAGCTGTTCGACCGGCACATCGCCGTCAATCTCAGGGCGCCGTTCTTCGCGATGCAGGCGGCCGTCGCGGACATGGTGGCGCGCGGGGCGCCCGGCACGATCGTCAACGTCATCACGTCGTCGGCGCACGGCGGCCAGCCGTTCCTCGCGCCGTACGTCGCCGCGAAGGCCGGTCTCGCCGGCCTCACCCGGAACGCGGCGCACGCGCACCGCTGGGACCGGATCCGGATCAACGGCCTGAACATCGGCTGGACGGCCACCGAGGGCGAGGACGCGACGCAGCGGGCCTTCCACGGCGCCGGCGACGACTGGCGGGAGCGGGCCGCCGCCCGGCTCCCGATGGGCCGGCTGGGGCAGCCCGACGAGATCGCCGACTTGGTGGTGTTCCTGCTGTCCGACCGGTCCGGCGTGGTCACCGGATCGGTGATCGACTGGGACCAGAACGTGCTCGGCGCCCTCGACTGA
- a CDS encoding phytanoyl-CoA dioxygenase family protein, protein MAAAPWLSARDCDLGAFRALVERTTDPADVPHAAAVELNVPVYDAGRLRDRPDRPDRRALQAELVRVLTDGPGMVVFRGAFPDRAVVERVGEVFDALIAGQRAAGTAAGDHFAAPGANDRVWNALEKTALYDPEAFADYYANDVLALVAEAWLGPGYQVTSQVNVVNPGGAAQTPHRDYHLGFLSDEAAAAYPAHVHRLSPVLTLQGAVAHRDMPVKSGPTMYLPYSQRYEPGYLAWRRPEFREYFAAHHVQLPLAVGDAVFFSPALFHAAGRNRSAGIRRMANLLQISSAFGRAMETVDREAIVNAVYPVLLKRRAEGADEAWLDRVLAASAEGYPFPTDLDLDPPVAGLAPPAQADVVRRALRETWTPEALRDALRARAERRQS, encoded by the coding sequence ATGGCCGCTGCCCCCTGGCTGTCCGCGCGCGACTGCGACCTCGGCGCGTTCCGCGCGCTGGTCGAGCGGACCACCGATCCCGCCGACGTGCCGCACGCCGCCGCCGTGGAACTCAACGTGCCGGTGTACGACGCCGGACGCCTCCGTGACCGCCCTGACCGGCCCGACCGTCGCGCCCTGCAGGCCGAGCTGGTCCGGGTGCTCACCGACGGTCCCGGAATGGTGGTGTTCCGCGGGGCCTTCCCGGACCGGGCGGTCGTGGAGCGGGTCGGCGAGGTGTTCGACGCGCTGATCGCCGGGCAGCGCGCCGCGGGCACCGCGGCCGGGGACCACTTCGCCGCGCCGGGCGCCAACGACCGGGTGTGGAACGCGCTGGAGAAGACGGCGCTGTACGACCCGGAGGCGTTCGCCGACTACTACGCCAACGACGTGCTCGCCCTGGTCGCCGAGGCCTGGCTCGGCCCCGGCTACCAGGTCACCTCCCAGGTCAACGTGGTCAACCCCGGCGGCGCGGCGCAGACCCCGCACCGCGACTACCACCTGGGCTTCCTCTCCGACGAGGCCGCGGCCGCCTACCCGGCGCACGTCCACCGCCTCTCCCCCGTGCTCACCCTGCAGGGCGCCGTCGCGCACCGTGACATGCCCGTGAAGTCCGGGCCGACGATGTACCTGCCGTACTCGCAGCGCTACGAGCCGGGCTACCTGGCCTGGCGGCGCCCCGAGTTCCGGGAGTACTTCGCCGCGCACCACGTGCAGCTGCCGCTCGCCGTGGGCGACGCCGTCTTCTTCAGCCCGGCCCTCTTCCACGCCGCCGGACGCAACCGCTCCGCCGGCATCCGGCGCATGGCCAACCTCCTCCAGATCTCGTCCGCCTTCGGGCGGGCCATGGAGACGGTCGACCGTGAGGCGATCGTGAACGCCGTGTATCCGGTGCTGCTGAAGCGGCGCGCCGAGGGGGCGGACGAGGCGTGGCTGGACCGCGTGCTCGCCGCGAGCGCCGAGGGCTACCCCTTCCCCACCGACCTCGACCTCGACCCGCCGGTCGCCGGACTCGCCCCGCCCGCGCAGGCGGACGTCGTCCGGCGAGCGCTGCGCGAGACCTGGACGCCCGAGGCGCTGCGGGACGCGCTGCGGGCCCGCGCCGAGCGGCGCCAGAGCTGA
- a CDS encoding LacI family DNA-binding transcriptional regulator yields MGHPFPLREIARQAGLSEATVDRVLNGRGGVRPSTAQEVHRAIADLDRQRTQVRLVGRTFMIDIVMQAPERFTTAVRTALEAELPGLHPAVVRSRFHFRETGPVGEQLATLDRIARRGSQGVILKAPDVPEVTAAVARLSAAGVPVVTLATDLPASARVGYVGIDNRAAGATAAYLMDQWLGDRPAHVLTSLSSGFFRNEEEREMGFRATLRARRPDRTLVEITEGQGLDATQYDLVRAALERDPAIRAVYSIGGGNVATLRAFHDLGRECAVFIAHDLDHDNTRLLREHRLSAVLHHDLRHDLREACHLIMRAHGALPPAAPPLPSPIQVVTPYNTPPRPATG; encoded by the coding sequence GTGGGCCACCCCTTCCCCCTCCGGGAGATCGCACGTCAGGCGGGGCTGAGCGAGGCCACCGTCGACCGCGTGCTCAACGGGCGCGGCGGGGTGCGCCCGAGCACGGCGCAGGAGGTGCACCGGGCCATCGCCGATCTGGACCGCCAGCGCACCCAGGTCCGGCTCGTCGGCCGCACCTTCATGATCGACATCGTGATGCAGGCGCCGGAGCGGTTCACCACCGCCGTGCGGACCGCGCTGGAGGCCGAACTGCCCGGACTGCACCCGGCGGTGGTGCGCTCCCGCTTCCACTTCCGCGAGACCGGCCCCGTCGGGGAACAGCTCGCCACACTGGACCGGATCGCCCGGCGCGGCTCGCAGGGGGTGATCCTCAAGGCGCCGGACGTCCCCGAGGTCACCGCGGCGGTCGCCCGGCTGTCCGCCGCGGGCGTCCCCGTGGTCACCCTCGCCACCGACCTGCCCGCCAGCGCCCGCGTCGGCTACGTCGGCATCGACAACCGCGCGGCCGGCGCCACCGCCGCCTACCTCATGGACCAGTGGCTGGGCGACCGTCCGGCACACGTCCTCACCAGCCTCAGCAGCGGCTTCTTCCGCAACGAGGAGGAGCGCGAGATGGGCTTCCGGGCCACCCTGCGCGCCCGCCGCCCCGACCGCACCCTCGTCGAGATCACCGAGGGCCAGGGCCTCGACGCCACCCAGTACGACCTCGTCCGCGCCGCCCTCGAACGGGACCCCGCGATCCGCGCGGTCTACTCGATCGGCGGCGGCAACGTCGCCACGCTCCGCGCCTTCCACGACCTCGGCCGCGAGTGCGCCGTCTTCATCGCGCACGACCTGGACCACGACAACACCCGCCTGCTGCGCGAGCACCGCCTGTCCGCCGTCCTCCACCACGACCTGCGCCACGACCTGCGCGAGGCCTGCCACCTGATCATGCGGGCCCACGGCGCCCTGCCCCCCGCCGCCCCGCCCCTGCCGTCCCCCATCCAGGTGGTCACCCCGTACAACACGCCGCCGCGGCCGGCGACGGGGTGA
- a CDS encoding Gfo/Idh/MocA family oxidoreductase has protein sequence MVDSLGVAVVGFGWMGRVHTQAYARVPHHYPRLPLRPRLVTVAEDVPGRAEEAAARFGFASTTRDWREVAADPRVRAVSITAPNFLHREIGVAMAEAGKHIWIEKPVGLSAADARAVADAVARAGVQGAVGFNYRNAPAVETARDLIAAGEIGTVTHARVRLFSDYAAHPESALTWRYERERGGSGVLGDLASHGADLARFLLGDIDSLTADTAVFIPERARPAGATAGHARAVGGELGPVENEDYVSCLLRFASGARGVLEACRVSVGEQNNYGFEVHGTRGAVFWDFRRMNELGVSRGTAYQDQPVSTVYAGPGDGEFGAFQPGAANAMGYDDLKVIEAYRFLRSIAEDRPYGATLTDAVHSAAALDAMSASARGGGWVPVRA, from the coding sequence ATGGTCGACTCGCTCGGTGTCGCCGTCGTCGGTTTCGGCTGGATGGGCCGGGTGCACACCCAGGCGTACGCGCGCGTGCCGCACCACTATCCGCGGCTGCCCCTGCGTCCGCGGCTGGTGACGGTCGCCGAGGACGTGCCGGGCCGGGCGGAGGAGGCCGCCGCGCGGTTCGGGTTCGCCTCGACGACCCGGGACTGGCGGGAGGTGGCCGCCGATCCGCGCGTGCGGGCCGTGAGCATCACCGCCCCCAACTTCCTGCACCGCGAGATCGGCGTGGCGATGGCGGAGGCCGGCAAGCACATCTGGATCGAGAAGCCGGTGGGCCTGTCGGCCGCGGACGCCCGGGCGGTGGCCGACGCCGTCGCCAGGGCCGGCGTGCAGGGCGCGGTCGGCTTCAACTACCGCAACGCGCCCGCCGTCGAGACGGCCCGCGACCTGATCGCCGCCGGCGAGATCGGCACGGTCACGCACGCCCGCGTCCGCCTCTTCAGCGACTACGCCGCCCACCCCGAATCCGCCCTGACCTGGCGCTACGAGCGGGAGCGCGGCGGCAGCGGCGTACTGGGCGACCTCGCCTCGCACGGCGCCGACCTCGCCCGCTTCCTGCTCGGCGACATCGACTCGCTGACCGCCGACACGGCCGTCTTCATCCCCGAGCGGGCCCGTCCCGCCGGCGCCACCGCCGGCCACGCCCGTGCCGTCGGCGGCGAGCTGGGGCCGGTCGAGAACGAGGACTACGTGAGCTGCCTGCTGCGCTTCGCCTCCGGCGCACGCGGCGTCCTGGAGGCCTGCCGGGTCTCGGTCGGCGAGCAGAACAACTACGGCTTCGAGGTGCACGGCACCAGGGGCGCGGTGTTCTGGGACTTCCGCCGGATGAACGAGCTGGGCGTGAGCCGCGGTACGGCCTACCAGGACCAGCCCGTCAGCACGGTGTACGCCGGCCCCGGCGACGGCGAGTTCGGTGCCTTCCAGCCGGGCGCGGCCAACGCGATGGGCTACGACGACCTGAAGGTCATCGAGGCGTACCGCTTCCTGCGCTCCATCGCCGAGGACAGGCCGTACGGCGCCACCCTGACGGACGCGGTGCACAGCGCGGCGGCGCTGGACGCGATGAGCGCGTCGGCGCGCGGCGGGGGCTGGGTGCCGGTGCGGGCGTGA
- a CDS encoding LacI family DNA-binding transcriptional regulator, which yields MRPPTIRDVADRAGVSKSLVSLVLRGSEQVRPEKREAVLRAARDLGYRPNAAARSLSERRTRTVGVLLNDLRNPWFVDLLDGLNSLLHDHGLHMLLADARLNRRAGQDPAGPLLDLRVDGLVVVGTLPDPAALGAAAERIPVVVAGAREPVPAGVDVVAGDDEHGARLVTEHLIGLGHRRIAHIAGYGAVGELRRRGFEAVMREHGLAERAVVEPGDMTEEGGYRGTVRLLSRPERPTAVFAVNDITAIGALSAAAELGLRVPRDLSVAGYDNTSIARLRHVWLTTVDDTSHEVGRRAARCLLDRFERPGGAGRTHLAGPALEIRGTTAAPLTE from the coding sequence ATGCGACCGCCGACGATCCGCGACGTGGCCGACCGGGCCGGTGTCTCCAAGTCGCTGGTCTCGCTGGTGCTGCGCGGCTCAGAGCAGGTGCGGCCGGAGAAGCGGGAAGCCGTGCTGCGGGCCGCCCGGGACCTCGGCTACCGCCCCAACGCCGCCGCGCGCAGCCTCAGCGAGCGGCGCACCCGCACGGTGGGCGTCCTCCTGAACGACCTGCGCAACCCCTGGTTCGTCGACCTGCTCGACGGTCTCAACTCGCTGCTGCACGACCACGGCCTGCACATGCTGCTGGCCGACGCCCGCCTCAACCGCCGGGCCGGCCAGGACCCGGCCGGTCCCCTGCTCGACCTGCGCGTAGACGGCCTGGTCGTGGTCGGCACGCTGCCCGACCCGGCGGCGCTCGGGGCGGCGGCCGAGCGGATCCCGGTGGTCGTGGCCGGCGCCCGCGAACCGGTGCCGGCCGGCGTCGACGTCGTGGCGGGCGACGACGAGCACGGCGCCCGCCTGGTCACCGAGCACCTCATCGGTCTCGGGCACCGCCGCATCGCCCACATCGCGGGCTACGGCGCCGTGGGGGAGCTGCGCCGGCGCGGCTTCGAGGCGGTGATGCGCGAGCACGGTCTCGCGGAGCGGGCGGTGGTGGAGCCCGGCGACATGACCGAGGAGGGCGGCTACCGCGGCACCGTCCGGCTGCTGAGCCGCCCGGAGCGGCCCACCGCCGTGTTCGCCGTCAACGACATCACCGCGATCGGCGCGTTGTCGGCGGCCGCGGAACTCGGCCTGCGCGTCCCGCGCGACCTGTCCGTCGCCGGCTACGACAACACGAGCATCGCCCGGCTGCGCCACGTCTGGCTCACCACGGTCGACGACACCAGCCACGAGGTCGGCCGCCGTGCGGCGCGCTGTCTGCTGGACCGCTTCGAGCGGCCGGGCGGCGCGGGCCGCACCCACCTGGCCGGGCCGGCACTCGAGATCAGGGGCACGACCGCCGCACCGCTCACAGAGTGA
- a CDS encoding EamA family transporter yields MRTASASRRYGVSPDTPDAFSSGRRRLAGVAAMLGSGLSNQTGAAVGALAFPVLGPVGVVAVRQYVAAAVLLPLARPRLREFTWRQWWPVLLLAVVFGTMNLSLYSAVDRIGLGLAVTLEFLGPLTIALAAVRRRLDACCAVLAAAGVVVLMRPRPSADYLGMGLGLLAAACWASYILLNRTIGTRLPGAQGAAAAAGVSAVLFLPVGLLVVAHRPPGAAAVGCAVAAGVLSSAVPYLADLLTLRHVPAQTFGLFMSVNPVLAALVGWLVLGEALGGWEYAGIGAVVTANAVSMVRRRG; encoded by the coding sequence ATGCGCACAGCTTCCGCGTCGCGTCGGTACGGCGTGTCCCCCGACACCCCCGACGCCTTCTCCTCCGGGCGCCGGCGACTGGCCGGCGTCGCCGCCATGCTCGGCAGCGGTCTGTCCAACCAGACCGGCGCCGCCGTGGGCGCCCTCGCGTTCCCCGTCCTCGGCCCGGTCGGGGTGGTCGCGGTACGGCAGTACGTCGCCGCCGCCGTCCTGCTGCCCCTCGCCCGGCCCCGGCTGCGGGAGTTCACCTGGCGGCAGTGGTGGCCGGTGCTGCTGCTGGCCGTGGTGTTCGGCACGATGAACCTCAGCCTCTACAGCGCCGTCGACCGGATCGGCCTCGGGCTGGCGGTGACCCTGGAGTTCCTGGGCCCGCTGACCATCGCGCTGGCCGCCGTACGGCGCCGGCTGGACGCCTGCTGCGCGGTGCTCGCGGCGGCGGGGGTGGTGGTGCTGATGCGCCCGCGGCCCTCCGCCGACTACCTCGGGATGGGGCTGGGACTGCTCGCGGCTGCCTGCTGGGCGTCGTACATCCTGCTCAACCGGACGATCGGCACCCGGCTGCCCGGCGCGCAGGGGGCGGCCGCCGCGGCCGGGGTCTCGGCCGTACTGTTCCTGCCGGTCGGGCTGCTGGTGGTCGCGCACCGGCCGCCGGGCGCGGCGGCGGTGGGCTGCGCGGTGGCCGCCGGGGTGCTGTCCTCCGCGGTGCCCTACCTCGCCGACCTGCTGACCCTGCGGCACGTCCCCGCCCAGACCTTCGGCCTCTTCATGAGCGTCAACCCGGTACTGGCCGCACTGGTCGGCTGGCTCGTCCTCGGCGAGGCCCTCGGCGGCTGGGAGTACGCCGGAATCGGCGCGGTGGTCACCGCCAACGCGGTGAGCATGGTGCGGCGGCGGGGGTGA